AGGCTTGACTGACTCAAGCACGGTCCTCGGCGATGTCAGTTTGACGTGGCTGGTGAAGTCTTACAGTCAAGTGGTTTTCCAAGCAGGCCGTCGTGAGTTCGAATCGACGCTGGGCGATGGCCTAGCAGAAACAACAACATACAGCGTCCGCTGGTTGCATGATTGGAGCGATCGAGTCTCGTCGTCGTTGCGGGCAAGTTCTGTCTCGTCGAAAGAGTCCGATGGCTCCCTCGACAGCGACTACTCTCAAGCGAGTGCACAGCTTGTGTTCGCTCCGCGCCGGTGGCTTCGATTCTCGCTGGGTGCCTTGGTGGACGATATCTCAAAGTCCAGCGGGAATGCGGATAGAATGCAGACATATTTTGGTGTAGAAGCGAATTTGTAACGCAACTCTGCTCTCTCGGGTCTCTAGTACATGTTTTGGTCAAAAAAATGTCGCATCCCGGCGCGCCTCGCTTTGTTCCTGGTGGTGATTGTGGGGTCTGCTTCGATTGCAGACGAGTCGAATCCGGTTGATGACTATCGGCTGGACACAGGGGATCGCATCCTGATCAAAGTCTTCGAGGAGGATGAACTGACTGTTGAGACCACGCTGAACGACCGCGGAATCATCAACTACAGTTTCCTCGGCGAGTTGCGAATTTCGTCGCAAACCACCCGAGAGGTGGAGCAACTGCTTACCAGCCGTCTCAAAGATGGGTATCTGAAGAACCCTAGCGTCAGCGTCAGTGTGTTGCAGTACCGCCCGTTCTTCATCACGGGAGAGGTACGCACGCCAGGTGATTACCCCTTCCAACCTGGGTTGACCTTGGAGAAGGCGGTCTCGGTCGCGGGTGGATTCACCGACCGCGCGTCACGTCGGAAAATTTTTCTGCAACGCGGTTCCACAGAGAAAAAAGCACGCATGCGATTCCAAGACCGTGTGCAACCTGGCGATATCATCACGGTTGAAGAAGGGTTCTTTTAAGGTATGGTCGACGCCCTCATCGGCTCCGTTTCCACAGCGTTTTCAGGTTTAGCTTGACATGTCTATTTTTCAACAGTCTATGGACGATGACGTCAATTACGGCGATCACGACATTGGCGGTGGCGACGAGATAAACCTGCGTGAGTACATCCGTGTCCTGATCAAGAACAAGTGGACCATTGCGCTGATCACGGCCTTGACCACAGCGCTGGCGTTGGGCTACGTCACTACCTCTACGCCCATCTACAAAGCGACGTCCACGTTGTTGATAGAAGGTGACAAAAACAATGTCGTTTCCATCCAAGAGCTTTATGGCTTTGATGCTTCCGACACCGATTACTTTCAAACGCAATTCGAAATCCTGAAGTCGCGAGAACTCGCCGAGAAGATTGTGGAAAAGCTTGGTCTGACCACACACCCCGATTTCACGAACTCTTCGCAATTCGACATCATTGCAGCCGGCAGAGAGCTGCTGGGCATGCCGCCTGTGGAAGGGGCGGTGGACCAGCAGTCTGAGCTGCTGTCGGCGATGGACCCGGACATGCGACGACGCTTTGTGGCGGGGCAATTCTTAAGCCGACTGTCTGTCGAACCCATCCGCAAGACGAAATTGGTGCGCCTTGGGTTCGAGTCGCCAGACCCGGTGTTCGCCGCGCACGTCGCCAATTCGGTTGGGGAAATTTATATCGAGGATTACCTTGACGCCAAAGCCGAGATGACAGAAAAAGCGGCTGACTGGCTGACCGAACGCCTGTCCGTCCTCAAGGTTGCGTTGCAAGAATCGGAAGAAAAGCTTCAGGCGTACAAGGAAGAAACCGGTCTCGTGGATTTTGGCGGCGGCGTGTCCCGGTTCACCGAACAGGAACTCGCCAATTTCTCGAACAAGCTCGTCGACGCGCAGCGAGAAGAAGCTGAAGCGGAGGCGCTCTTCAACGAAGTGCAGCGGTTGCGTGCGACTGCGCCAGACGTGTTGGAAAATCTGCCTGCGGTTCAAGCGAGTTCCCTCGTCCAAACGTACAAGGTGGACCGTGCGGAGGTCGAGCGCGAAATCGATGAGTTGTCCAACCGGTACGGTGACCGACACCCGCGGATGGTCGATGCCCGGTCCCGCTTGGGGGTAATCGAACGCAACCTCGAGCTCGAGATTCAGCGCATCATATCGTCCATTCAAAAGGACTACGAGTTGGCGCAGTCAAATGTCCGTACGCTTGAGCAACGTGTTGCCAGTGGCAAGCAAGAGATTCAGAGCATTGGCCGCAAGAGCTTCGAATTGGACCAACTCCAGCGCGAGGTGGATGCCAACAGGAACCTGTACGAGACGTTCTTCAATCGATTTCGGGAAACCGACGAGGCGAGCAGCCTCGACTCAACCAACGCGCGCATTTCGGATGCGGCCGTGCCGCCTCTCTTTCCTGCTAAACCCAAGAAGTCGATGATCGTCGCGTTGGGGTTTATTCTCGGCTTGATTGTGTCCGTCGCGATCGCGTTCTTGCGGGAATACCTCGACGACACGGTCGTGGGCGCGGACCAGATTGAATCGAAGTTGGGTCTGCCGCTCCTCGGCATTTTGCCCAAACTGAAACTGAAAAAGGCCACCGAGCTGCCTTTGAATCCCGACACCATTGTGGATGACAGGGGTAGTTTTGCCGAATCCATTCGGACCATTCGCACCAGCATCACGCTGGGCAACGCGGATGGCTCGGACAAGCTCGTGATCATCACCTCGAGCGTGCCGAACGAAGGCAAGTCGACCTTGTCCGTGAACCTGGCGCACTCGATGGCCGAGATGGATAAGGTCTTACTGATCGACGCGGACATGCGCCGACCCAGTGTACACAAGACACTCGGCCTGCCGATTGACTCGCCCGGCTTGGTCAACCTGGTGGAGAAGACGGCTCGCGCGGCCGATTGTATCTACAAGGATCTGCTTGGCAGCCTCGATGTGATGCCGGCCGGCGGCGTGCCGGCGAACCCGCTCGAGCTCATCTCGAGCAAGCGCTTTGGCTACCTGCTCGAGCAGTTGCGTAAGCACTACGACCGCATCGTGATCGACTGCCCGCCCGTGCAAGCTGTGAGTGATGCGCTGGTGCTCTCACGCCACGCCGACTCGGTGTTGTACGTCGTTCGCTCGGGTGAAACGCCGTTCCCGGTGGCCCAACGTGGCGTGCGCCGGATGCAGCAGATCGGTGCGTCGGTCAAGGGCCTGATCGTGTCGCAGGTGGACATCGAGAAGCTCAAGAGCCACGGCGGTGACCACTACTACCAGGGCTACTACGACTACTACGGGTACTCTGAAGGCAGCGCGGCTGCAAAGAAGAAAGTCGTCGACGAGCCGGACGACTTCAGCACACTCTGAGCCGATCGCGCGCGCGCAGGCGCGCCAGGCACAACACCCACAGCGCGAGAACAGCGCCGCCCCCCGAACTCGATGCCTTGTTGACCAGTGCCGAGGTCGAGGGGGCGCCAACGTCGACAAAAACCTGCGTCTGCACCGCGTTCAAGCTGCCGTCCGACGCGGTCACACCGAGTATCACCACATCGTCAA
The genomic region above belongs to Pseudomonadota bacterium and contains:
- a CDS encoding polysaccharide biosynthesis/export family protein codes for the protein MFWSKKCRIPARLALFLVVIVGSASIADESNPVDDYRLDTGDRILIKVFEEDELTVETTLNDRGIINYSFLGELRISSQTTREVEQLLTSRLKDGYLKNPSVSVSVLQYRPFFITGEVRTPGDYPFQPGLTLEKAVSVAGGFTDRASRRKIFLQRGSTEKKARMRFQDRVQPGDIITVEEGFF
- a CDS encoding polysaccharide biosynthesis tyrosine autokinase, giving the protein MDDDVNYGDHDIGGGDEINLREYIRVLIKNKWTIALITALTTALALGYVTTSTPIYKATSTLLIEGDKNNVVSIQELYGFDASDTDYFQTQFEILKSRELAEKIVEKLGLTTHPDFTNSSQFDIIAAGRELLGMPPVEGAVDQQSELLSAMDPDMRRRFVAGQFLSRLSVEPIRKTKLVRLGFESPDPVFAAHVANSVGEIYIEDYLDAKAEMTEKAADWLTERLSVLKVALQESEEKLQAYKEETGLVDFGGGVSRFTEQELANFSNKLVDAQREEAEAEALFNEVQRLRATAPDVLENLPAVQASSLVQTYKVDRAEVEREIDELSNRYGDRHPRMVDARSRLGVIERNLELEIQRIISSIQKDYELAQSNVRTLEQRVASGKQEIQSIGRKSFELDQLQREVDANRNLYETFFNRFRETDEASSLDSTNARISDAAVPPLFPAKPKKSMIVALGFILGLIVSVAIAFLREYLDDTVVGADQIESKLGLPLLGILPKLKLKKATELPLNPDTIVDDRGSFAESIRTIRTSITLGNADGSDKLVIITSSVPNEGKSTLSVNLAHSMAEMDKVLLIDADMRRPSVHKTLGLPIDSPGLVNLVEKTARAADCIYKDLLGSLDVMPAGGVPANPLELISSKRFGYLLEQLRKHYDRIVIDCPPVQAVSDALVLSRHADSVLYVVRSGETPFPVAQRGVRRMQQIGASVKGLIVSQVDIEKLKSHGGDHYYQGYYDYYGYSEGSAAAKKKVVDEPDDFSTL